In a genomic window of Thermoflexus sp.:
- a CDS encoding glycosyltransferase encodes MRVALVHDWLNQMGGAEAVLEALVEAFPGAPIYTSIYARDRMPAHYRGWEIHTTWLDAMPFIHRHHQLYLPLYPLAFDGLNLSGYDVVISNKSGFCHGVVTGPSTVHLCYCLTPTRYVWAYEEYIAREGLPGPLRRLLRPLITLLRIWDRAAADRVDAFIAISREVARRIQKFYRRPSILLHPPVDVQRFQPAARTEDYFLIVSRLIPYKRIDLAIEAFNRLGLPLVIVGDGRDRRRLQRMAGPTITFLGRVPAEQLTELYARCRAFVFPGVEDFGIAPVEAMAAGRPVIAFAAGGALDTVVEGVTGVFFHASTPESLAEAVRRLEDLRFDPGVIRRHAERFDKQLFQEKIKKIVELAWESARRGHDVERTLLDRWGASLS; translated from the coding sequence AGGCGCGGAGGCGGTGCTGGAGGCCCTGGTGGAGGCCTTCCCCGGCGCTCCCATCTACACCAGCATCTACGCCCGGGATCGGATGCCCGCTCACTATCGGGGCTGGGAGATCCACACCACCTGGCTGGACGCCATGCCCTTCATTCACCGGCATCACCAGCTTTACCTCCCGCTTTATCCTTTAGCGTTCGATGGGCTGAACCTCTCCGGATACGACGTCGTGATCTCGAATAAAAGCGGGTTCTGCCATGGGGTGGTCACGGGACCCTCCACGGTTCATCTCTGCTACTGCCTGACGCCGACCCGCTATGTCTGGGCCTACGAGGAATACATCGCCCGCGAGGGCCTGCCGGGGCCGCTGCGGCGCCTGCTGCGGCCGCTGATCACGTTGTTGCGGATCTGGGATCGGGCGGCGGCGGATCGGGTGGATGCCTTCATCGCCATCTCGCGGGAGGTGGCCCGTCGCATCCAGAAGTTCTATCGACGTCCCTCGATCCTTCTCCACCCGCCGGTGGATGTGCAGCGCTTTCAGCCTGCCGCCCGCACGGAGGATTACTTTCTGATCGTCTCCCGTCTGATCCCCTACAAGCGGATCGACCTGGCCATTGAGGCGTTCAACCGGTTGGGGCTGCCCCTGGTGATCGTGGGGGATGGCCGGGATCGTCGGCGTCTCCAGCGGATGGCTGGGCCGACCATCACGTTCCTGGGGAGGGTTCCAGCGGAGCAGCTGACGGAGCTTTATGCACGCTGCCGGGCCTTTGTGTTCCCGGGGGTGGAGGATTTCGGGATCGCGCCGGTGGAGGCGATGGCCGCCGGGCGGCCGGTGATCGCCTTCGCGGCCGGCGGGGCGCTGGATACGGTGGTGGAGGGCGTGACCGGGGTCTTCTTCCATGCGTCTACGCCGGAGAGCCTGGCGGAGGCGGTGCGCCGCCTCGAGGACCTGCGGTTCGATCCCGGGGTGATCCGACGCCACGCAGAGCGGTTTGACAAACAGTTGTTCCAGGAAAAAATAAAGAAAATCGTGGAGCTGGCGTGGGAATCCGCCCGTCGGGGCCATGATGTGGAACGGACCCTGCTGGATCGCTGGGGAGCTTCGCTTTCCTGA
- a CDS encoding Wzz/FepE/Etk N-terminal domain-containing protein yields the protein MSLWDLIQILRRWGWLIPVLAIVTALSAFVYSRLQTPVYRAVATIAVQPARPDFGQSQAAKTLLSSYVQIMSSAYGGGDLHQPSASRVIQALQLDMTPEQLRRSAIFSADERSLLIELEIRSYDPEMAQRIARTWAELFIEWRRTENQTLRQEDQIDALLVDQPVAGRFRPQTTFNVAAGALMGMVLGSALALLIGWMELGAARATEHWLLLQHYLRLLRRRGWALILFPVAAAGLAFVYSRLQTPVYRAVATIAVQPARPDFGQSQAAKTLLNSYLQILSSVYGGDDPAQPSARRVIQELGLAMAPEQLRRNMSLSLDERSMVIRLEVRALNGELARQIAKRWAQQFVEWRQKENERLRREDRIDALLVDEPTYTRFRPQTRLNVALGGLGGLLIGLIVLFFEEGLENLRRWVEAPSGTPRREEIPEVLS from the coding sequence ATGAGCCTCTGGGATCTGATACAGATTCTGCGGCGATGGGGGTGGCTGATCCCGGTCCTGGCCATCGTGACCGCCCTGAGCGCCTTTGTCTACAGCCGGCTGCAGACGCCGGTGTATCGGGCGGTGGCGACGATCGCGGTGCAGCCGGCGCGGCCGGATTTCGGCCAGAGCCAGGCCGCCAAAACCCTCCTGAGCAGCTACGTGCAGATCATGTCCAGCGCATATGGGGGCGGGGATCTCCATCAGCCCTCGGCCAGCCGGGTGATCCAGGCCCTGCAGCTGGATATGACGCCCGAGCAGCTGCGGCGCAGCGCGATCTTCTCGGCGGATGAGCGCAGCCTCCTGATCGAGCTGGAGATCCGATCTTACGATCCGGAGATGGCGCAGCGGATCGCCCGGACGTGGGCGGAGCTTTTCATCGAGTGGCGTCGAACGGAAAACCAGACGCTGCGCCAGGAGGACCAGATCGATGCGCTCCTGGTGGATCAACCGGTCGCCGGCCGATTCCGTCCGCAGACGACCTTCAATGTGGCGGCCGGGGCGTTGATGGGGATGGTGCTGGGAAGCGCGCTGGCCCTGCTGATCGGCTGGATGGAGCTGGGGGCAGCCCGGGCGACGGAACACTGGTTGCTCCTCCAGCATTACCTTCGGCTCCTGCGACGGCGGGGGTGGGCGCTGATCCTCTTCCCGGTGGCCGCCGCGGGCCTGGCCTTCGTCTACAGCCGGCTGCAGACGCCGGTGTATCGGGCGGTGGCGACGATCGCGGTGCAGCCGGCGCGGCCGGATTTCGGCCAGAGCCAGGCCGCCAAAACCCTCCTGAACAGTTACCTCCAGATCCTCTCCAGCGTCTATGGGGGTGATGATCCCGCGCAGCCCTCCGCCCGCCGGGTGATCCAGGAGCTGGGCCTGGCGATGGCCCCGGAGCAGCTGCGCCGGAACATGTCCCTTTCCCTGGATGAGCGCAGCATGGTGATCCGTCTGGAAGTGCGCGCGCTAAATGGAGAGCTGGCTCGACAGATCGCCAAACGATGGGCGCAGCAGTTTGTGGAGTGGCGACAGAAGGAGAACGAGCGGCTCCGGCGGGAGGACCGGATTGACGCGCTGCTGGTGGATGAGCCCACGTATACCCGGTTCCGCCCTCAGACCCGCCTGAACGTCGCCCTGGGCGGCCTGGGCGGACTGCTGATCGGGCTGATCGTGCTGTTCTTTGAGGAAGGCCTGGAGAACCTTCGCCGATGGGTGGAAGCTCCTTCAGGAACCCCGCGGCGGGAGGAAATCCCGGAAGTCCTTTCGTGA